Proteins encoded within one genomic window of Candidatus Nezhaarchaeota archaeon:
- a CDS encoding DUF2258 domain-containing protein, which produces MALLSTGFIIAGAYADKVRKTMYAQLREYVKRGDVSPQEIARAVAELNRALYHILAERLKSDKGDVVRARIEYEIEDGKLTWKYDTLQLEVFKRVPDEDVRRIVRETVTEIEKILERVIAYKVEKVVVSTIGDHLFRVKVDDKVVGALAVTTVNNEIAIVRGAVLEPTPVVIDKSKIPLNGKSVDEVVSSNIADLVRSARNVELSEAERAIKGIEALIESEIKEEEMKVEREEELEY; this is translated from the coding sequence ATGGCACTTCTAAGCACCGGCTTCATAATAGCTGGTGCTTATGCCGATAAAGTTAGGAAGACCATGTACGCCCAACTACGAGAGTACGTGAAGAGAGGAGACGTCTCGCCTCAAGAAATTGCTAGAGCTGTAGCTGAACTGAATAGAGCTCTCTATCACATTCTAGCTGAGAGACTTAAGTCCGATAAAGGAGACGTTGTCAGAGCTAGGATAGAATACGAGATTGAGGATGGGAAGCTTACTTGGAAGTATGATACTCTTCAGCTTGAAGTGTTTAAGAGAGTGCCTGACGAAGACGTTCGCAGAATAGTTAGAGAGACTGTGACTGAGATAGAGAAAATCCTCGAAAGAGTCATAGCTTATAAGGTAGAGAAAGTTGTTGTATCAACAATTGGCGATCATCTCTTCAGAGTTAAGGTTGACGATAAAGTTGTTGGAGCCTTAGCCGTAACCACGGTTAACAACGAGATTGCCATAGTTCGTGGAGCTGTACTAGAGCCTACTCCAGTGGTGATCGACAAAAGCAAGATACCTTTAAATGGGAAAAGCGTTGACGAAGTCGTCTCCAGTAACATAGCTGACCTGGTAAGATCTGCTAGAAATGTTGAGCTTTCAGAAGCTGAGAGAGCAATTAAGGGCATTGAAGCGTTAATTGAGAGCGAGATAAAAGAAGAGGAAATGAAGGTGGAGAGAGAGGAAGAGTTGGAGTACTAA
- a CDS encoding site-2 protease family protein, translating into MANTQLRLIDLIVARLLRQKKSLMLLAHYINKPYFTLVGVLYKASTMPKRELIELVISWLVISLCFSVRGIWELFSTPELFFTIFFASLIGVGLGFLLHELMHRTIARRFGCFAEYRMWPWGLMLALTLAFISNGSIIFAAPGAVYITPVALTSYISVKYMQRAYGLISLSGPVANLLLALIFYLVLKLPVNWLVELIARMGFKVNVWLAAFNLIPIPPFDGFNVIKWNLMVWCLVAVPTWAIVILS; encoded by the coding sequence GTGGCAAATACTCAGTTAAGGCTCATAGACCTCATAGTCGCCAGGCTATTGAGACAGAAAAAGTCTTTAATGCTCCTAGCACACTACATTAACAAGCCCTACTTCACATTGGTGGGGGTATTGTACAAAGCATCGACCATGCCCAAGAGAGAGCTTATAGAGCTAGTGATTTCGTGGCTAGTAATAAGTTTATGTTTTTCAGTACGGGGTATCTGGGAGCTCTTCTCAACTCCTGAGCTCTTCTTTACAATCTTCTTCGCATCACTTATTGGTGTAGGTCTAGGCTTCTTGTTGCATGAGCTAATGCATAGGACGATAGCTAGGAGATTTGGTTGCTTTGCTGAATACAGAATGTGGCCTTGGGGATTAATGCTAGCACTGACCCTTGCCTTTATCTCTAATGGAAGCATAATCTTCGCAGCTCCAGGAGCTGTCTACATAACCCCAGTGGCGCTCACATCATACATCTCAGTTAAGTACATGCAAAGAGCTTACGGATTGATATCCCTCTCAGGACCCGTCGCAAACCTGCTCTTAGCCCTCATCTTCTACCTCGTACTAAAGCTACCGGTCAATTGGTTAGTGGAGCTCATAGCCAGGATGGGCTTTAAGGTCAATGTATGGCTCGCTGCCTTCAACCTAATTCCAATACCACCATTCGATGGATTCAATGTAATTAAATGGAATCTAATGGTATGGTGCTTAGTAGCGGTTCCCACGTGGGCGATTGTGATACTTTCGTGA
- the larE gene encoding ATP-dependent sacrificial sulfur transferase LarE: protein MSRDLKFMVEELVSRLKGKGSVLVAFSGGVDSSLVAYLAHLALGNEALAVTIKSPLSPFGELEEAIEIAKLIGIRHEIVELNELEIPGFSSNPRDRCYLCKKFRFKKLKELASQRGIRVIVDGTSKSDALEHRPGIRALIEEGVYSPLLEAGFTKDQVREIVKLLNLPFHDKPPNSCLMTRIPYGSEVTLERLARIGLAEKIVKERLKLRMIRVRDHGDLARIEVSRDERRLFFDETVLDFVANELKRLGFKFVTLDVEGYRTGSFDL, encoded by the coding sequence TTGTCAAGGGATCTGAAGTTCATGGTTGAAGAGCTCGTGAGTAGGCTTAAAGGTAAAGGTAGCGTATTAGTGGCCTTCTCGGGAGGAGTTGATAGCTCTCTTGTAGCTTACTTAGCTCACTTAGCTCTTGGCAATGAGGCTTTAGCAGTAACCATAAAGTCCCCACTATCACCATTTGGCGAGCTTGAAGAAGCCATTGAAATAGCTAAGCTAATCGGCATTAGGCACGAAATTGTAGAGCTCAATGAGCTCGAGATACCTGGCTTCTCCAGCAATCCTAGAGATCGATGTTACTTATGCAAGAAGTTCCGCTTCAAGAAACTTAAGGAGCTAGCTTCTCAAAGAGGTATACGTGTTATCGTTGATGGTACGAGTAAGAGCGATGCATTGGAGCATAGACCAGGAATTCGAGCATTGATTGAGGAGGGGGTCTATAGCCCCCTACTTGAAGCCGGCTTTACTAAGGATCAAGTACGAGAGATAGTGAAGTTATTAAACCTTCCATTCCACGATAAGCCTCCCAACTCTTGCTTAATGACCAGGATACCTTATGGAAGTGAAGTGACTCTTGAAAGGCTTGCTCGAATAGGTCTTGCCGAAAAAATCGTGAAGGAACGATTGAAGTTAAGAATGATCCGTGTTAGAGACCATGGAGACTTAGCTAGGATAGAGGTCAGTCGTGATGAAAGAAGGCTTTTCTTCGACGAGACCGTACTAGACTTCGTAGCGAATGAATTGAAGAGGTTGGGCTTCAAATTCGTGACCCTCGATGTAGAGGGTTACAGAACTGGCTCTTTCGACTTATAG
- a CDS encoding MBL fold metallo-hydrolase, whose translation MGHAKLLCLGGCREVGRSAYLLNLENRSFLLDYGVLLNDVPLFPSHVCPNSIDAVLLTHPHLDHSGLLPLLYSSRISPPIYTTKLNVEILEYLILDMMKLSGNFLPYEVEELYKAIDSTSSLYYKEELKLGEVTVKILNAGHVPGSCMFLLKSKNGKFKVLYTGDFSTIETRLINPVDVNELLSECPIDLVLMESTYGDRPHEDRRLTEKSFAESVADHVEDGGLVLVPAFAYGRAQEILCVLYKYLSNLEVYLDGMAKQVSLELLSFKEFLRDGEFYEEALRRAKFIRGPKDRRRILKYGGVVISPSGMLKGGPSALYARHLAERGNGAIFLVSYQIPNTPGDHLLKYGKLDPEESEKVKCDVKWFDFSSHAGKNELLDFITKIVDSSGGRTKVVLVHGEERAILAFEEELRRRDIDVVGPKNGDLLII comes from the coding sequence ATGGGGCATGCGAAGCTACTTTGCTTAGGAGGTTGTAGAGAAGTAGGTAGGTCAGCTTACTTGCTCAACTTAGAGAACAGGAGCTTCTTACTTGACTATGGCGTACTACTGAATGACGTCCCCCTATTTCCATCGCATGTGTGCCCTAATTCGATTGATGCAGTGCTACTGACGCACCCTCATTTAGATCATTCTGGGTTACTGCCGCTTCTGTACTCGTCAAGAATTTCTCCTCCCATCTATACAACCAAGCTTAACGTAGAGATTTTAGAGTACTTGATCTTAGACATGATGAAGCTCTCAGGGAACTTTTTACCCTATGAGGTTGAGGAGCTTTACAAAGCTATAGACAGCACTTCATCACTATACTACAAGGAGGAACTTAAGCTTGGAGAAGTTACCGTTAAGATATTGAACGCTGGCCACGTCCCTGGAAGCTGCATGTTTCTATTAAAATCCAAGAATGGAAAGTTCAAGGTCCTTTATACGGGAGACTTTAGTACCATTGAGACTAGGCTAATAAATCCGGTGGACGTGAACGAACTGTTATCTGAGTGCCCCATCGACCTAGTCTTGATGGAGTCCACGTATGGCGATAGACCGCATGAGGATAGGAGACTCACTGAGAAGAGCTTCGCTGAATCGGTAGCAGACCACGTTGAAGATGGAGGCCTGGTGTTAGTACCAGCTTTTGCCTACGGTAGAGCCCAAGAGATACTATGTGTGCTTTACAAGTACCTGAGCAACCTGGAGGTGTACTTAGATGGGATGGCTAAGCAAGTGTCTCTTGAATTACTGAGCTTTAAAGAGTTCTTAAGGGATGGAGAGTTCTACGAAGAAGCCCTTAGGAGGGCGAAGTTCATTAGAGGTCCTAAAGATAGGAGGAGAATTTTGAAGTATGGTGGCGTGGTCATAAGCCCCTCGGGAATGCTGAAGGGTGGTCCCTCGGCCTTGTACGCAAGACACCTTGCTGAGAGGGGCAATGGTGCAATATTCCTAGTCAGTTATCAGATACCAAATACACCTGGTGACCACCTGCTTAAGTATGGTAAATTGGATCCAGAAGAATCAGAGAAAGTAAAGTGTGACGTAAAGTGGTTTGACTTCTCGTCTCATGCCGGTAAAAACGAGCTATTGGACTTCATAACTAAGATAGTCGACTCCTCGGGAGGGAGGACCAAAGTGGTATTAGTTCATGGAGAGGAGAGAGCAATATTAGCATTCGAAGAGGAGCTGAGACGCAGGGATATTGACGTTGTAGGACCAAAGAACGGTGATTTATTGATCATTTAG
- a CDS encoding YkgJ family cysteine cluster protein — protein sequence MSHNYVKIVRGERVKVDCLRCGRCCHGPNVSLTAFDVCRMAKFMGLHWRDLRGRYVKAIIADMIAIPVLQSVNGVCVFLEIDEKPTCIIYPARPMKCRLYPFLPRSPSQVDVIYLDECCRGIGVGELTEPPWNLLEQYCSELKFHYTKLYQLVFEKGYEPLQALEKLIDDAYTETSV from the coding sequence ATGTCGCACAATTACGTTAAGATAGTTCGTGGAGAGAGGGTGAAGGTCGATTGTCTTAGGTGTGGAAGGTGTTGTCATGGACCAAACGTCAGCTTAACTGCTTTTGATGTGTGCAGGATGGCTAAGTTCATGGGACTTCACTGGCGAGATTTGAGAGGTAGGTACGTAAAGGCCATAATAGCTGACATGATAGCGATACCAGTACTTCAAAGTGTTAACGGTGTATGCGTTTTTCTAGAGATTGATGAGAAGCCCACGTGCATAATATACCCCGCCAGACCAATGAAGTGCAGGTTATACCCATTCCTTCCACGTAGTCCAAGCCAGGTCGACGTTATCTACCTTGATGAATGTTGTAGAGGTATCGGAGTAGGGGAGCTTACGGAGCCTCCGTGGAATCTTTTAGAGCAATACTGCTCTGAACTAAAGTTCCACTATACTAAGCTCTACCAACTTGTCTTTGAGAAAGGTTATGAACCTCTTCAAGCTCTAGAAAAGCTCATTGACGACGCTTACACAGAGACATCTGTATGA
- a CDS encoding radical SAM protein: MSIITPFDPWKGKFCTCPPKYSFSPYTGCSHKCLYCYATSYIRVSESRPKVDLERRLMRDLVKINRELPISMSNSSDPYPPIEASLGLTRRCLEILLPRGLKIMIITKSNIIVRDVDLISRGNCAVSFTITTLEYDLASIMEPGAPKPKERLKAVKCLSQAGIPCVIRVDPIVPGLNDDERKLRKLIEEAVKCGVKHVSSSTYKAKPDNLARMVKAFPDKAKYWYVLYYEEGFKLGSSRYLRDDVRLNLMKMVKEIVDDLGITFSTCREGFTHLTTSTTCDASHLIPSRIKVRGLHDS, encoded by the coding sequence ATGAGCATTATAACCCCTTTCGATCCTTGGAAAGGTAAGTTCTGCACATGTCCCCCAAAGTATAGCTTCTCTCCTTATACTGGATGTAGCCACAAGTGCCTATACTGCTATGCTACCTCATACATAAGGGTGTCGGAGTCTAGGCCCAAAGTTGACCTTGAGCGAAGGCTGATGAGAGACCTTGTAAAGATCAACAGAGAACTACCGATATCAATGTCTAACAGCTCAGATCCCTATCCCCCCATAGAGGCAAGCCTCGGTCTCACAAGAAGGTGTTTAGAGATATTATTACCTCGTGGCTTGAAGATCATGATAATAACTAAGTCGAACATCATCGTAAGGGATGTTGATCTAATATCGAGGGGCAACTGTGCTGTCAGCTTTACAATAACAACTCTAGAGTATGATCTAGCATCAATTATGGAGCCCGGAGCCCCTAAACCTAAAGAAAGACTCAAGGCTGTCAAGTGCTTAAGCCAAGCGGGCATTCCATGCGTAATCAGAGTAGACCCTATAGTGCCCGGCTTAAACGATGATGAGAGAAAGTTAAGGAAGCTAATTGAGGAGGCAGTTAAGTGCGGAGTTAAGCACGTATCATCTTCTACCTATAAAGCGAAGCCTGATAACTTAGCGAGGATGGTTAAAGCCTTCCCCGATAAAGCGAAGTACTGGTATGTGCTCTACTATGAAGAGGGCTTTAAGCTCGGCTCTTCGAGGTATTTGAGAGATGATGTTAGGTTGAACCTAATGAAGATGGTCAAGGAGATAGTGGATGATCTTGGGATTACCTTTTCAACCTGTAGAGAAGGCTTTACGCATCTCACGACAAGCACTACGTGCGATGCTTCTCACCTTATCCCTTCAAGGATTAAGGTGAGGGGTTTACATGATTCATAG
- a CDS encoding 4Fe-4S binding protein, giving the protein MHHSFHLEVYEKLREKLNKAPIGMPSSPSGVEREILRLLFTEEEASLALYMPFVPFTVEQLAERTGKSIEYLEKILNEMAKKGTVWKGSRDGSVAYRLFPVMVGLFEMHFLPGPGNDPLQPKLAPLLAKYFREAFYKELGDRKHPIMRALPERDTISPKARILPYEDAVKLVKERDYHAVGYCGCRIISRFIGEGCRRSLENCLHLGSLAKYMVEHGFAKRITADEALSILKKANKEGLVHTTERSQGPISTICNCCSDCCVFFRTIYEARYPYAIAHSSYVARVDTERCLACGICMLRCPMKAIMVKKDREPAKVNVERCLGCGVCVPTCPVEALELIPREELPEVPDRRTYVVQLLSDRGKDFSALL; this is encoded by the coding sequence ATGCATCACTCCTTCCACTTAGAGGTATACGAAAAGCTGAGAGAGAAGCTTAATAAGGCTCCAATTGGAATGCCTTCAAGCCCTAGTGGCGTTGAGAGGGAAATATTGAGGTTGCTCTTCACTGAAGAGGAGGCAAGTCTAGCGCTCTACATGCCCTTCGTGCCCTTCACTGTTGAGCAGCTTGCTGAGAGGACTGGAAAGAGTATTGAGTATTTAGAGAAAATTCTCAACGAAATGGCTAAGAAAGGAACCGTGTGGAAGGGATCTCGAGATGGTAGTGTTGCGTATAGGCTCTTTCCAGTCATGGTCGGGCTATTCGAGATGCACTTCCTCCCCGGACCTGGTAATGACCCCCTACAACCAAAACTAGCCCCCCTCTTAGCGAAGTATTTTAGAGAAGCCTTCTATAAAGAGCTTGGAGACAGGAAGCATCCGATAATGAGAGCTCTACCTGAAAGGGATACAATATCGCCTAAAGCTCGGATACTGCCCTACGAAGATGCTGTAAAGCTCGTGAAGGAGCGAGACTATCACGCGGTGGGTTACTGCGGTTGCAGAATAATATCGAGGTTTATAGGCGAAGGTTGTAGACGTTCTCTTGAAAACTGTCTCCACCTTGGCTCACTTGCAAAATACATGGTTGAGCACGGCTTTGCTAAAAGGATAACAGCAGATGAAGCGTTAAGCATCTTGAAGAAAGCGAACAAAGAAGGGCTGGTGCATACTACTGAAAGGAGTCAAGGACCGATAAGTACAATATGCAATTGCTGTAGTGATTGCTGCGTATTCTTTAGGACGATATACGAGGCTAGGTATCCGTACGCGATAGCGCATTCAAGCTATGTTGCAAGAGTTGATACTGAGAGATGCCTAGCTTGTGGGATTTGCATGCTTCGATGTCCGATGAAGGCCATAATGGTTAAGAAGGATAGAGAGCCAGCGAAAGTTAACGTTGAGAGGTGTCTTGGATGTGGGGTCTGCGTTCCTACATGCCCAGTTGAAGCGCTAGAGTTGATACCGAGAGAAGAATTACCTGAAGTGCCTGATCGTAGGACCTACGTAGTGCAGCTCCTTTCGGATAGGGGGAAAGACTTCTCAGCTTTACTATAA
- a CDS encoding DUF998 domain-containing protein: MGEAGNRVAGALMFVGAAQFALFMLIAECIYPNYSVSKNYISELGALQAPTAFMFNASIIVLGLTAIATVYFLWRRKTITNKVFLSFLALCGTGCAGVGIFPMDFQLPHAIAAILAFVFGALAAIASYKFQGAPASYFSVVLGIVSLIAFVSFVLRIDFGLGIGGIERMISYPTLLWAMMFGGYLMKE; the protein is encoded by the coding sequence ATGGGAGAAGCCGGTAATAGAGTAGCTGGAGCCTTAATGTTTGTAGGGGCAGCACAATTCGCTTTGTTCATGTTGATCGCCGAATGTATATATCCTAATTACAGCGTCTCTAAGAACTATATAAGTGAGCTTGGAGCATTACAGGCACCCACAGCTTTCATGTTTAATGCATCAATAATAGTGCTGGGTTTAACTGCCATAGCCACAGTTTACTTTCTATGGAGGAGGAAGACCATTACCAACAAGGTTTTCCTAAGCTTTCTAGCTTTATGCGGAACTGGTTGTGCTGGTGTTGGAATATTCCCGATGGACTTTCAATTGCCACATGCCATAGCTGCTATACTAGCTTTCGTATTCGGGGCTTTGGCAGCCATAGCATCTTATAAGTTTCAAGGGGCACCTGCATCTTACTTCTCAGTAGTACTGGGCATTGTTTCGTTAATAGCCTTCGTCTCATTTGTATTAAGAATAGACTTTGGCTTGGGGATAGGCGGAATAGAGCGCATGATTTCTTATCCGACGCTGCTATGGGCAATGATGTTTGGCGGTTACTTAATGAAAGAATAG
- a CDS encoding (Fe-S)-binding protein → MLTVFVRREYKDLCEEIRRVIEKSANRCVEVDVVNNLEELKSRLEKLQAEEAFLLFFVGPNVLSELKKLCRDVKSLDELVMHVTGTFTNERIVVLTTSSDDEKVLLEFKTMYEVTPRQLDILKVTSRDLRFLMNELKRLITLGYSKALLGSPDLLLSSSEVEELFLEVVGVKGGFSFINALEVLGEVFSVRGEGSKPSSFEIKRILPCIADSTKIRVIAQLDASIGKVLPYLYLHFKNSKYLESLGVLTFLTNRGEMVSLYSSGKVCIVKVDSEHRAEEMLRELLMLISKAYEAYVRLGPVREDTLEARRRLNVMSIYWLLPKTNCRACGEPGCMAFAFKLLSGETQISKCKPLLEEPKFKDAYEKLKAMMSSPIGW, encoded by the coding sequence ATGTTAACAGTTTTTGTTCGCAGGGAGTACAAGGATTTATGTGAGGAAATACGTCGAGTGATCGAAAAGAGTGCTAATAGGTGTGTGGAGGTTGATGTTGTAAATAACCTCGAAGAACTCAAGTCTCGCTTAGAGAAGCTTCAAGCTGAAGAGGCGTTTCTCCTCTTTTTCGTAGGTCCCAACGTTCTAAGCGAGTTGAAGAAGCTGTGCAGAGACGTCAAGTCTCTTGATGAGCTTGTGATGCACGTGACCGGGACCTTTACCAACGAACGCATAGTAGTCTTGACCACATCAAGCGATGATGAGAAAGTCCTATTGGAGTTCAAAACTATGTACGAGGTAACGCCGAGACAACTTGACATTTTGAAGGTCACAAGTAGGGATCTACGCTTCCTGATGAATGAACTAAAGAGGTTGATAACGTTAGGTTACAGCAAAGCTCTCTTAGGCTCTCCGGACTTGTTACTTTCGTCAAGTGAGGTCGAGGAGTTGTTTCTTGAAGTCGTGGGAGTTAAAGGAGGTTTCAGCTTTATTAATGCTTTAGAGGTCTTAGGAGAGGTTTTTAGTGTTCGAGGAGAAGGCTCTAAGCCTTCGAGCTTCGAAATTAAAAGAATTCTTCCATGTATAGCGGATTCAACTAAGATTAGGGTCATAGCCCAGCTTGATGCTTCCATAGGAAAGGTCCTGCCATACCTCTACTTGCACTTCAAGAACTCCAAGTACCTAGAGTCTCTCGGGGTCCTAACATTCTTGACAAATAGAGGAGAGATGGTATCTCTTTATTCATCGGGTAAGGTGTGCATTGTAAAGGTTGATAGTGAGCATAGAGCTGAGGAGATGCTTAGAGAACTTTTAATGCTAATATCTAAGGCCTATGAAGCCTATGTGAGACTAGGCCCTGTTAGAGAGGATACGCTTGAAGCTAGGAGAAGACTTAACGTTATGAGTATTTACTGGCTTCTACCTAAGACCAACTGTAGAGCATGTGGAGAGCCAGGCTGCATGGCCTTTGCATTTAAGCTCCTCTCAGGCGAGACTCAGATATCTAAGTGTAAACCTCTTCTAGAAGAGCCAAAGTTTAAAGACGCTTACGAAAAGCTTAAAGCCATGATGTCATCGCCAATAGGGTGGTAA
- a CDS encoding DsrH/TusB family sulfur metabolism protein translates to MLLVLALSSPQQLACNELFRILARKTIALYLASSGVYAAIRGNQIDNLVIEVIERGEVKVSLEDLKVRGLGIEMLIDGVKIPRDFYGDFVEKALQVKKVVVL, encoded by the coding sequence ATGCTCTTAGTCTTAGCTCTTAGCTCCCCGCAACAGCTAGCATGTAATGAGCTTTTCAGGATCTTGGCTCGGAAGACCATTGCACTATACCTTGCTAGTAGCGGAGTTTATGCAGCAATCCGCGGGAACCAAATTGATAACTTAGTGATCGAGGTTATCGAGAGGGGAGAGGTCAAGGTTTCGCTAGAAGATTTGAAAGTTCGAGGGCTAGGTATTGAGATGTTGATCGATGGAGTTAAAATACCAAGGGACTTCTACGGGGACTTTGTCGAAAAAGCTCTCCAGGTGAAGAAGGTTGTGGTACTATAG
- a CDS encoding DsrE family protein: protein MKFVIKLMLGPYTFQHSEVALKIAEKALEKGAETVLFLYMDGVHCVKRGQKPREFMNIGEKVASLASRGVKVIACLRCASARGYSDNDIVEGPTLEPLHEFAEHVKEADVVVTIG from the coding sequence ATGAAGTTTGTCATCAAATTAATGCTTGGTCCTTACACCTTCCAGCATTCTGAGGTAGCTCTTAAAATAGCTGAAAAAGCCCTTGAAAAAGGGGCTGAGACAGTACTTTTCCTGTATATGGATGGCGTTCACTGTGTAAAGAGAGGGCAGAAGCCGAGAGAGTTTATGAACATTGGGGAAAAGGTAGCTAGTCTAGCTAGTAGAGGAGTTAAAGTTATTGCTTGCCTAAGGTGTGCAAGTGCGAGAGGATACTCGGATAATGATATCGTTGAAGGCCCTACATTGGAGCCTCTCCACGAGTTCGCTGAGCATGTTAAGGAAGCTGATGTGGTGGTAACGATCGGATGA
- a CDS encoding DsrE family protein, with translation MRDSSNSKKVLIIITKPPYAFEHSLGGAYMALAIADKGMRVSLLLMEDGVYCALKGQRSETISFEDLLYTIHSSGIPILIYNESLAIRGLKEEFLMEVCRVISNIDDVIDDCDYILYY, from the coding sequence ATGAGGGATTCTTCCAACTCTAAGAAGGTACTGATAATTATCACGAAGCCTCCATATGCCTTTGAGCACTCATTAGGAGGGGCGTACATGGCACTGGCTATAGCTGATAAAGGAATGAGGGTGTCACTGCTACTAATGGAAGATGGAGTTTACTGTGCACTTAAGGGTCAGAGAAGCGAGACTATAAGCTTTGAAGACTTACTCTACACCATTCACTCAAGCGGTATACCAATTTTAATATACAACGAATCACTCGCCATAAGGGGGTTGAAGGAAGAATTCCTCATGGAGGTGTGTAGAGTAATTAGCAACATCGACGACGTAATCGATGACTGCGACTACATACTCTATTATTAA
- a CDS encoding 2-hydroxymuconate tautomerase family protein produces MKVKAYLTAQTYKVGGRLMPIVHVYMWSGVSNEAKKKIITGITNVFVEMGIPKEAVEVVIQEVPKENWGVSGEQASEKLKHVKPP; encoded by the coding sequence ATGAAGGTCAAGGCTTATTTAACCGCTCAGACATACAAAGTTGGGGGTCGATTAATGCCTATAGTTCACGTATACATGTGGAGTGGCGTCTCCAATGAAGCTAAAAAGAAGATCATAACGGGGATAACAAATGTCTTTGTGGAAATGGGCATCCCTAAAGAGGCTGTTGAGGTAGTAATCCAAGAGGTCCCTAAGGAAAACTGGGGCGTAAGTGGAGAACAAGCTAGTGAGAAGCTTAAGCACGTAAAGCCACCTTAA